The proteins below are encoded in one region of Asticcacaulis excentricus CB 48:
- a CDS encoding signal transduction protein with codes for MHKTLIWLIPALSLSALPSVAETVAPPKTAAEKQALRSRLDAEVDKQFRRTDSNRDGKISRAELTKVSPKNAAYFDLVDMNRDGTLSRAELSAVASLMFENWVAENG; via the coding sequence ATGCACAAGACCCTGATCTGGCTGATCCCCGCCCTGAGCCTGTCGGCACTGCCCTCTGTGGCCGAAACCGTCGCGCCGCCCAAAACCGCTGCTGAAAAGCAGGCCCTGCGCAGCCGCCTCGATGCGGAGGTCGATAAGCAGTTCCGCAGGACCGACAGCAATAGGGACGGCAAGATTTCGCGCGCTGAGCTGACCAAGGTCAGCCCCAAAAACGCGGCCTATTTCGATCTGGTCGATATGAACCGCGACGGGACGCTCAGCCGCGCCGAACTGAGCGCTGTGGCCAGTCTGATGTTTGAAAATTGGGTGGCAGAAAACGGGTAA
- a CDS encoding Lrp/AsnC family transcriptional regulator, with protein sequence MANADKFSDLDSFDRELIKVLRNDARATAAELGEKVGLSPSAAHRRVKLLEQRGIITGYRAVIAESVHGKQGMVFVHVTLQDQRRETFEKFEKAVVQIAAVEECHLMSGEADYLLKIVLRESLSYEDVHRDVLSTMPGVSKLVSQFSIRTVKAV encoded by the coding sequence ATGGCGAACGCTGATAAATTTTCCGATCTCGATTCTTTCGACCGCGAACTGATCAAGGTTTTGCGCAATGACGCGCGGGCCACGGCGGCGGAGCTGGGGGAAAAGGTGGGGCTTAGCCCCTCGGCGGCGCACCGTCGCGTCAAGCTTCTGGAGCAGCGAGGCATCATAACGGGCTATCGCGCGGTGATTGCCGAAAGCGTGCACGGCAAGCAGGGCATGGTCTTTGTGCACGTTACGCTTCAGGATCAGCGCCGCGAAACCTTCGAAAAGTTCGAAAAGGCGGTGGTGCAGATCGCCGCCGTGGAAGAATGCCACCTTATGTCGGGTGAAGCGGACTATCTGCTGAAAATCGTGCTGCGCGAAAGCCTGTCTTATGAGGACGTTCACCGCGACGTACTTTCGACCATGCCGGGCGTGTCCAAGCTGGTGTCGCAGTTTTCAATTCGCACGGTGAAGGCGGTCTGA
- the ald gene encoding alanine dehydrogenase yields MKISVPKEIKNHEYRVGLTPGSVAELTHYGHQVFVETQAGAGIGFSDADYQAAGATIVANAEATFEAGDLIVKVKEPQLHECAWLKPHQTLFTYLHLAADKPQAEALMASGATCIAYETVTEPQGGLPLLRPMSEVAGRISVHVGASYLHKAYGGRGVLMGGVPGVEPAKVVIIGAGVAGINAAQMAAGLQADVTVFDVSAHKLIEIDRLFHGRVKTAYSARAALAAAVAEADLVIGAVLIPGAAAPKLVTSDMLKTMKRGAVMVDIAIDQGGCFETSHPTTHQDPIFLVDGIVHYCVANMPGAVARTSTLALNNATLPFVVKMARLGVAEALKTDAHLKAGLNVAGGHIRHAAVAEALSLPFVA; encoded by the coding sequence ATGAAAATTAGCGTGCCAAAGGAAATCAAGAACCACGAATACCGTGTCGGGCTGACGCCGGGCAGCGTGGCCGAACTCACCCACTACGGTCATCAGGTGTTTGTCGAAACACAGGCCGGGGCCGGCATCGGCTTCAGCGACGCCGACTATCAGGCCGCCGGGGCCACGATCGTCGCTAACGCAGAAGCCACCTTCGAGGCAGGCGACCTGATCGTCAAGGTCAAGGAGCCCCAACTGCACGAATGCGCCTGGCTGAAGCCGCATCAGACCCTGTTCACCTATCTGCACCTCGCCGCCGACAAGCCGCAGGCCGAAGCGCTGATGGCGTCGGGCGCCACCTGTATCGCCTATGAGACCGTGACCGAGCCGCAAGGTGGACTGCCGCTGCTGCGCCCCATGTCGGAAGTGGCCGGGCGCATTTCGGTGCATGTCGGGGCCAGCTATCTGCATAAGGCCTATGGTGGGCGTGGCGTGCTGATGGGCGGCGTGCCGGGTGTCGAACCGGCGAAGGTCGTCATCATAGGCGCGGGCGTTGCGGGTATTAACGCGGCTCAGATGGCCGCCGGGCTACAGGCTGACGTGACCGTGTTCGACGTCTCGGCCCACAAACTGATAGAGATCGACCGCCTGTTCCACGGCCGCGTCAAGACCGCCTATTCGGCCCGTGCCGCTCTGGCCGCTGCCGTGGCTGAGGCCGATCTGGTCATCGGGGCCGTGCTGATCCCCGGCGCGGCGGCCCCGAAGCTGGTCACGAGCGACATGCTGAAGACAATGAAACGCGGCGCGGTGATGGTCGATATCGCCATTGATCAGGGCGGCTGTTTTGAAACCTCGCACCCGACCACGCATCAGGACCCGATCTTCCTTGTGGACGGCATTGTGCACTATTGCGTCGCCAACATGCCGGGCGCGGTGGCGCGCACCTCGACCCTGGCGCTCAATAACGCCACCCTGCCCTTCGTGGTGAAGATGGCGAGGCTGGGCGTCGCCGAAGCGCTGAAGACCGATGCGCATCTTAAGGCCGGGCTGAATGTGGCTGGCGGGCATATCCGCCACGCCGCCGTGGCCGAGGCGCTCAGCCTGCCGTTTGTGGCCTGA
- a CDS encoding alpha/beta hydrolase, with protein MWFFDVRGGPNPGTTTVADLNQARLHYVTKRDGEVIKPYASGVQTYADVALLANYVANRRLVFVTHGYNVTMRDGLNALSGVRQFLSLDESYLVIGVLWPGEGGTPLNYITEHHDAIAAGKRLAEFVDTHCGAAAEVNFISHSLGGRVGLECLKTAKRRFREVCLTAPAVNADAFAKRYKGVESKAERISILASRADKILMLAYPPGNFAATFTGEIDAPLTAALGRTGAKPRPANVSNYQIPSTFLWLDPAVDRNFDHMDYYPGQTMRTSPVVTLPAPTDRNNARPAQAARNNLWPLMTHVLPKWPA; from the coding sequence GTGTGGTTTTTCGATGTGCGCGGCGGCCCCAATCCGGGGACTACGACGGTCGCTGACCTCAACCAGGCGCGGCTGCATTACGTCACCAAACGCGACGGCGAGGTGATCAAACCCTATGCGAGCGGCGTGCAGACCTATGCCGATGTGGCGCTGTTGGCCAACTATGTGGCCAACCGGCGGCTGGTCTTTGTGACGCACGGCTACAATGTCACGATGCGCGATGGTTTGAACGCCCTGTCTGGTGTGCGGCAGTTCCTCAGCCTCGATGAAAGCTATCTGGTTATTGGCGTGCTGTGGCCGGGCGAGGGGGGCACGCCGCTCAACTATATCACCGAGCACCACGACGCGATCGCCGCGGGTAAACGGCTGGCGGAATTTGTCGATACCCATTGCGGCGCGGCTGCGGAGGTGAATTTCATCTCGCACAGTCTGGGAGGGCGGGTCGGTCTGGAGTGCCTGAAGACGGCCAAGCGCCGCTTCCGTGAGGTGTGCCTGACGGCCCCGGCGGTCAATGCCGACGCCTTTGCCAAGCGCTATAAGGGCGTGGAGTCAAAGGCCGAACGCATTTCTATACTGGCCTCAAGGGCCGACAAAATTCTGATGTTGGCCTATCCGCCGGGCAATTTTGCCGCGACCTTTACCGGCGAAATCGACGCGCCTTTGACCGCCGCTCTGGGGCGGACGGGGGCCAAACCGCGCCCTGCCAATGTCTCAAACTACCAGATCCCCTCAACCTTCCTATGGCTCGACCCGGCTGTGGACCGCAATTTCGACCATATGGATTACTATCCGGGGCAGACGATGCGAACTTCACCCGTCGTGACCCTGCCCGCGCCGACCGACCGCAATAATGCGCGCCCGGCGCAGGCCGCGCGCAACAACCTGTGGCCCCTGATGACCCACGTCCTGCCGAAATGGCCGGCTTAG
- a CDS encoding GNAT family N-acetyltransferase: MTDISEATLDDLPRIQVLARDIWPECFAGILPPERIEPMVEAIYALDTLRDDVQMRGHRYWLAQADGRDAGYVSAYQEGARLWLKKLYLHRACRGRGTGKALIDTILNAFPDARELALYVNDGNAPAIAFYHAQGFEIEATVPVRMGPFDFTDHIMRKAL; encoded by the coding sequence ATGACCGATATTTCTGAAGCCACACTCGACGACCTGCCGCGCATCCAGGTGCTGGCGCGCGACATCTGGCCGGAATGTTTCGCGGGCATCCTGCCGCCGGAGCGCATTGAACCGATGGTCGAAGCCATCTACGCGCTGGACACCCTGCGCGACGACGTGCAGATGCGCGGCCATCGCTACTGGCTGGCGCAGGCCGATGGGCGCGACGCCGGCTACGTGTCCGCCTATCAGGAAGGCGCGCGCCTGTGGCTAAAGAAGCTCTATCTGCACCGCGCCTGCCGCGGCAGGGGCACGGGCAAGGCGCTGATCGACACCATCCTGAACGCCTTTCCTGACGCGCGCGAACTGGCCCTGTATGTCAATGATGGCAATGCGCCGGCTATAGCCTTTTACCACGCACAGGGCTTTGAGATCGAAGCCACCGTCCCCGTGCGCATGGGCCCGTTTGACTTTACTGACCACATAATGCGCAAAGCGCTCTGA
- a CDS encoding GNAT family N-acetyltransferase produces the protein MANPPKIRRIRTDELFIVRDLAMLIWPRLYRNVVSPVQMDAIISALFDLDTLEADMDERGHVYWVAEINSIPVGFLSAAAENGHVSVHKIYVLEDHRGTGVGKALMQAALGHFPDTRTLSLIVPKDHDHGIGFSLKSGFTFDHEEPTRVGGYDLTNYVMRKSLDTAGVS, from the coding sequence ATGGCGAACCCGCCCAAAATCCGCCGCATCCGCACGGACGAACTGTTTATCGTGCGCGATCTCGCCATGCTGATCTGGCCGCGCCTTTACCGCAACGTCGTCTCCCCCGTGCAGATGGACGCCATCATCAGCGCCCTGTTCGATCTCGACACCCTCGAAGCCGATATGGACGAACGTGGCCACGTGTACTGGGTCGCCGAAATCAACAGTATCCCGGTGGGCTTCCTGTCCGCTGCTGCCGAAAACGGGCACGTCAGCGTGCACAAGATCTACGTCCTCGAAGACCATCGTGGCACCGGCGTCGGCAAGGCCCTAATGCAGGCCGCCCTCGGCCACTTCCCTGACACCCGCACCCTGTCGCTGATTGTGCCCAAGGACCACGACCACGGTATCGGCTTCTCGCTGAAATCCGGCTTCACCTTCGACCACGAAGAACCCACCCGCGTCGGCGGCTATGACCTCACCAACTACGTCATGCGCAAAAGCCTCGATACCGCCGGGGTGTCGTAG
- a CDS encoding CPBP family glutamic-type intramembrane protease yields the protein MSLWRLIRERVTGAGRSLIVWPSLKGWAWCAGVSAPVTLVVAVIGFGGGILHVAPPLHGLLGVWLSVMLVPAFSEEIVFRGLMIPAKAETTRPVLWIGGGTLIFLLWHVFEALVLLPGATLFLHPAFLLNAGLIGLGCALMRWRTGSLWPAVLLHGTLVFVWKAWLGGPSLEVLMRAR from the coding sequence ATGAGTCTGTGGCGCCTGATCCGCGAGCGGGTTACGGGCGCGGGGCGCAGCCTGATCGTCTGGCCGTCGCTTAAGGGTTGGGCTTGGTGTGCCGGGGTGTCGGCGCCGGTGACGCTGGTCGTGGCGGTGATTGGCTTTGGCGGCGGTATCTTGCACGTCGCGCCGCCGTTGCACGGTTTGCTCGGGGTGTGGCTGAGTGTGATGCTTGTCCCGGCGTTCAGCGAGGAAATCGTCTTTCGCGGGCTGATGATCCCGGCGAAGGCGGAGACCACGCGGCCCGTTTTGTGGATTGGGGGTGGGACCCTGATCTTCTTGCTGTGGCATGTGTTTGAGGCGTTGGTGCTGTTGCCAGGCGCGACCCTGTTTCTGCATCCGGCCTTTCTGCTCAATGCCGGGCTGATCGGGCTGGGGTGCGCGCTGATGCGCTGGCGCACGGGGTCGTTATGGCCGGCGGTGCTGCTGCACGGGACGCTGGTCTTTGTTTGGAAGGCGTGGCTGGGTGGGCCGTCGCTTGAGGTGCTGATGCGGGCGAGGTGA
- a CDS encoding SEL1-like repeat protein, whose product MSLKTFCSALLVAGGLFMGDAALAAQAFDKPAPTAFTDKPFDTVKAAAEKGDPVAMHALGLLYFTGKGVERNWSEAFKWAQKAAEAGMAEAQFRTAFYYDGGYGVAEDNAKAVEWYRKAAAQGHAGAHAQLGNIAVLGLYGEKVDFAAAYEHYRAAAEKGDADAMYDLGVMYEYGEGRDKSDAEALKWYQQAAARDQASAAYKLFVFYDGGRGGLSKDAVKSREWLIKAAKLGDDDAQFELGDVYYYGKDVEPDLAEAFKWFGLSAMQDNAEAQYSLGYMYFAGEFLEADNDQAYKWFRKAADQDDGDAQYFVGYMFLKGLSVKTSYADAKSWFERAAMQGHGSAMLQLGIMAENAMGMAQDRGSAFAWYSLSAEKKNEEAKEKLKALEGQMNGADKSKGKTLLAERKAALEAEANK is encoded by the coding sequence ATGTCTCTGAAAACCTTCTGTTCCGCACTGCTGGTCGCGGGTGGCCTTTTCATGGGCGATGCGGCGCTGGCCGCTCAGGCCTTTGACAAGCCCGCGCCGACCGCCTTTACCGATAAGCCTTTTGACACCGTAAAGGCTGCCGCCGAAAAGGGTGACCCGGTGGCCATGCACGCGCTGGGCTTGCTCTACTTCACGGGCAAAGGGGTGGAGCGCAACTGGTCGGAAGCTTTTAAATGGGCGCAGAAAGCCGCCGAGGCCGGGATGGCCGAAGCGCAGTTCCGCACCGCGTTTTACTACGACGGCGGCTATGGCGTCGCCGAAGACAATGCTAAGGCTGTCGAATGGTACCGAAAGGCCGCCGCGCAGGGTCATGCGGGGGCGCATGCGCAACTGGGAAATATCGCGGTACTGGGCCTTTATGGCGAGAAGGTCGATTTCGCGGCCGCGTATGAGCATTATCGTGCGGCGGCGGAAAAGGGCGATGCGGATGCCATGTACGATCTGGGGGTCATGTACGAATATGGCGAAGGCCGCGACAAGAGCGATGCCGAGGCGCTGAAATGGTATCAGCAGGCGGCCGCCAGGGATCAGGCCAGCGCGGCCTATAAATTGTTTGTCTTTTACGATGGGGGCCGCGGTGGCTTGAGTAAGGACGCGGTCAAAAGCCGGGAATGGCTGATCAAGGCAGCGAAACTGGGCGATGACGACGCGCAGTTTGAACTGGGCGACGTCTATTATTATGGCAAGGACGTCGAGCCGGATCTGGCCGAAGCCTTCAAATGGTTCGGCCTGTCGGCCATGCAGGACAATGCAGAGGCGCAATACAGCCTCGGATACATGTATTTTGCCGGCGAGTTCCTCGAAGCCGATAACGATCAGGCCTATAAGTGGTTCCGCAAGGCGGCGGATCAGGACGATGGCGATGCGCAGTATTTTGTCGGCTACATGTTCCTCAAAGGGCTGTCGGTAAAGACCTCTTATGCGGATGCCAAAAGCTGGTTTGAACGCGCAGCGATGCAGGGGCACGGGTCGGCCATGCTGCAACTGGGGATCATGGCGGAGAACGCCATGGGTATGGCGCAGGACCGCGGCAGCGCCTTTGCGTGGTACAGCCTGTCGGCCGAGAAAAAGAATGAAGAGGCTAAAGAAAAGCTCAAGGCGCTGGAGGGGCAGATGAACGGGGCGGATAAGAGCAAGGGCAAGACGCTTCTGGCCGAGCGCAAGGCGGCTTTGGAGGCCGAGGCGAACAAATGA
- a CDS encoding LemA family protein — translation MIKLKRILGLFAVAAAAVSLTACDVNRIPTQEENAKRAFSDVQDAYQRRNDLVPNLVATVQGAAIAERGTLTEVVEARAKATSVTVDASTITDPAKFQQFQQAQDGMSSALGRLMVVVERYPDLKSQQNFTTLMSQLEGAENRISIARRDFNAAAQTYNTTLRSFPQNILAGTIHSGSKPMEYFKAAPGADKAPNVDFSGLNNAEASK, via the coding sequence GTGATCAAGCTGAAGCGTATTCTGGGTCTGTTTGCCGTCGCGGCCGCCGCCGTGAGCCTGACGGCCTGCGACGTCAACCGCATCCCGACTCAGGAAGAAAACGCCAAGCGCGCCTTTTCTGACGTGCAGGACGCCTATCAGCGCCGCAACGATCTGGTACCAAATCTGGTCGCCACGGTGCAGGGCGCAGCCATCGCCGAACGCGGCACGCTGACCGAAGTGGTCGAAGCGCGCGCCAAGGCCACCAGCGTCACGGTCGATGCCTCGACCATCACCGACCCGGCCAAGTTCCAGCAGTTCCAGCAGGCTCAGGACGGCATGTCCTCGGCTCTGGGGCGCCTGATGGTCGTGGTCGAACGCTATCCAGACCTCAAGAGCCAGCAGAACTTCACCACCCTGATGTCGCAGCTTGAGGGCGCGGAAAACCGCATCTCAATCGCGCGTCGCGACTTCAATGCCGCCGCTCAGACTTACAACACCACCCTGCGTTCCTTCCCGCAGAATATTCTGGCCGGGACCATCCATTCGGGTTCCAAGCCGATGGAGTATTTCAAGGCCGCGCCCGGCGCCGACAAGGCCCCGAACGTGGACTTTTCGGGCCTGAACAACGCCGAAGCCTCGAAATAA
- a CDS encoding TPM domain-containing protein encodes MSLPASALRIRTAWTAFLLVCLAVWTSAAFAAPDFPKLTGRVVDQAELLAPEVEADLTAKLQGLENATTDQVVVVTVNSLQGYDIADYGYQLGRTWGIGQKEAKATTGVESEAGGQFKNNGVLLIVAPNERKVRIEVGYGLEPVITDAYSSVIIQNAILPAFREGDYQTGIVKGTDEIIAQLSADRGTAIEKARQVAQQPVHKAERFPVWIIIVVVLFLIIFGRGWLPFFILEALLRGGGGGGWSGGGGGGFSGGGGSFGGGGSSGSW; translated from the coding sequence ATGTCTCTCCCCGCCTCCGCCCTGCGGATCAGGACCGCATGGACGGCCTTTCTCCTTGTTTGCCTGGCTGTGTGGACGTCCGCGGCCTTCGCGGCTCCCGACTTCCCCAAGCTGACCGGGCGCGTCGTCGATCAGGCCGAACTTCTGGCGCCCGAAGTCGAAGCGGACCTGACGGCCAAGCTGCAAGGCCTCGAAAACGCCACTACGGATCAGGTCGTCGTCGTCACGGTCAACAGCCTTCAGGGCTATGATATTGCCGATTACGGCTATCAGTTGGGCCGCACCTGGGGCATCGGTCAGAAGGAAGCGAAAGCCACCACGGGCGTCGAGTCCGAAGCGGGCGGTCAGTTCAAGAACAATGGCGTCCTGCTGATCGTTGCACCCAATGAGCGCAAGGTGCGTATTGAGGTTGGCTATGGCCTCGAACCGGTCATTACCGACGCCTATTCATCCGTGATCATCCAGAACGCCATCCTGCCGGCCTTCCGCGAAGGCGATTATCAGACCGGAATCGTCAAGGGCACGGATGAGATCATCGCTCAGTTGTCAGCCGATCGCGGCACAGCCATCGAAAAGGCGCGTCAGGTCGCTCAGCAGCCGGTGCACAAGGCGGAGCGTTTCCCCGTCTGGATCATCATCGTCGTAGTGCTGTTCCTGATCATCTTTGGGCGCGGCTGGCTGCCCTTCTTCATCCTGGAGGCCCTGCTGCGCGGCGGCGGCGGTGGCGGCTGGAGCGGCGGCGGCGGTGGCGGTTTCAGTGGCGGCGGCGGCAGCTTCGGCGGCGGCGGGTCGTCGGGTAGTTGGTAG
- a CDS encoding TPM domain-containing protein, producing MPLNIDHARINAAIARAETQTAGEITCVIKKTALDYPETPLMWAAASAFILPLIFLGLGVWPHDWLGPVLSAIAGWNAPNVTGELLAAEAIIFYALTQLILFAAVYVLVSVPKVTLWLTPRFITRRRAHKKALEQFMARGLHLTEERTGVMIFCALEERFVDVIADEGIYSRVDKSEWNATVAALVSHIKKGDLTTGFEAAVERCGMVLSSHFPPGATNANESPDVLIEI from the coding sequence ATGCCTTTGAACATCGACCACGCCCGTATCAATGCCGCCATCGCCCGCGCCGAAACGCAGACGGCGGGTGAAATCACCTGCGTCATCAAGAAAACGGCGCTCGACTATCCGGAAACGCCGCTGATGTGGGCCGCGGCTTCGGCCTTCATCCTGCCGTTGATCTTTCTGGGACTGGGCGTGTGGCCGCACGACTGGCTGGGGCCGGTCTTAAGCGCCATTGCCGGGTGGAATGCCCCCAATGTCACAGGGGAATTACTGGCCGCCGAAGCGATCATCTTTTACGCCCTGACGCAGCTTATTCTATTTGCCGCCGTCTATGTGCTGGTCAGCGTGCCGAAGGTGACCCTGTGGCTGACGCCGCGCTTTATCACGCGCCGCCGCGCCCACAAAAAGGCACTGGAGCAATTCATGGCGCGCGGTCTGCACCTGACCGAGGAACGCACCGGCGTGATGATCTTCTGCGCCCTTGAAGAACGCTTCGTCGATGTGATTGCGGATGAGGGTATCTATTCGCGTGTGGACAAGAGCGAATGGAACGCCACGGTCGCCGCTCTGGTCAGCCATATCAAAAAGGGCGACCTGACCACCGGGTTTGAGGCGGCCGTCGAACGCTGTGGCATGGTGCTGAGCAGCCACTTCCCGCCGGGGGCCACCAATGCCAACGAATCGCCCGACGTACTGATCGAGATTTAA
- the pheS gene encoding phenylalanine--tRNA ligase subunit alpha — protein MSTYSDLAAEIEAEILTAQDLAALDAVRVSALGKTGRVSGLLKTLGALPPEERKATGAAINAVRDQIQAALDARKDVLEAEHLSRRLQSERIDLSLPAAPRAKGGVHPTMQVMDEMVAIFAEMGFEVAEGPDIEDDFHNFTALNFPEKHPAREMHDTFFFNPDENGVRKLLRTHTSPVQIRSMIAGKPPFRLIVPGRVFRCDSDQTHTPMFHQIEGLVIDKTAHMGHLKWVFDTFLSRFFETDTVITQFRPHHFPFTEPSAEMDVRYSRNGAEIRIGDGDRWMEILGSGMVHPNVLKACGVDPDEYQGFAFGMGVDRLAMLKYGVPDLRDMFAADTRWLSHYGFSGFAAPNPASGLS, from the coding sequence ATGAGCACCTATTCCGATCTGGCCGCCGAAATCGAAGCCGAAATCCTGACCGCGCAAGACCTTGCTGCGCTCGACGCCGTCCGCGTGTCGGCGCTGGGTAAGACCGGGCGTGTTTCCGGCCTGCTGAAAACCCTGGGCGCCCTGCCCCCCGAGGAGCGCAAGGCAACCGGCGCTGCCATCAATGCCGTGCGCGATCAGATTCAGGCGGCGCTCGACGCGCGCAAGGACGTGCTGGAGGCCGAACACCTCAGCCGCCGCCTGCAGTCGGAGCGCATCGACCTGTCGCTGCCCGCAGCCCCCCGCGCCAAAGGGGGCGTTCATCCGACCATGCAGGTCATGGATGAGATGGTGGCGATTTTCGCCGAGATGGGCTTTGAAGTCGCCGAAGGGCCGGACATCGAAGACGATTTCCATAACTTCACCGCGCTGAACTTCCCGGAAAAGCACCCGGCGCGTGAAATGCACGATACGTTTTTCTTTAACCCCGACGAAAATGGGGTGCGCAAGCTTCTGCGCACCCATACCTCGCCGGTTCAGATCCGCTCGATGATTGCGGGTAAGCCGCCCTTCCGCCTGATCGTGCCGGGGCGCGTCTTCCGCTGCGACTCCGATCAGACGCACACGCCGATGTTCCACCAGATCGAAGGCCTCGTCATCGATAAGACGGCGCATATGGGCCACCTGAAATGGGTGTTCGATACCTTCCTGTCGCGCTTTTTCGAGACAGACACGGTCATCACGCAGTTCCGCCCGCACCACTTCCCCTTCACCGAGCCATCGGCGGAGATGGACGTGCGTTATTCACGCAATGGGGCGGAAATCCGCATTGGGGATGGCGACCGCTGGATGGAAATTCTGGGCTCCGGCATGGTGCATCCCAATGTGCTAAAGGCTTGCGGCGTCGATCCGGACGAATATCAGGGCTTTGCCTTCGGCATGGGCGTCGATCGTCTTGCCATGCTCAAATACGGCGTGCCGGACCTGCGCGACATGTTCGCCGCCGACACGCGCTGGCTGAGCCACTATGGCTTTAGCGGGTTCGCTGCGCCGAACCCGGCAAGCGGCCTTTCGTAA